Proteins from a genomic interval of Lolium perenne isolate Kyuss_39 chromosome 1, Kyuss_2.0, whole genome shotgun sequence:
- the LOC127318452 gene encoding uncharacterized protein produces the protein MSGPPSPMPSVDQSPPRFGAIVHAINAENIDRGLKGEDTDNMQIEEGLTKSESNELENKTSKEATYSKLTNELSDNKTSQQLLSALDNHLATTSGTEWPGTIQNELALPIQMEKHMRRHNKPKKAEDYVVSPEDYACTSDDWSVIDKIRNEPSDKRYLVSIGDGYLKKAELMSLLTPGEFIGDEIINAYINCISRTEHLQMRAGGSVFLENACISKTIKSFSWLGPDDAPTWLLDRVRTYLKHDMIHIPVNSNNIHWYVAVINTKKRCIQVLDSLGRGMGRKDLAAMVEGLQNLFKYASLNMELKADKWPDLNVTTWPREECITSSLQTDGSSCGLWMLNFMEYFTGDIVSDIPEQVNMTDFRSKLAAILVDSHLNDDDIRNRDLKDDEDQTFDPTDCVIVDGPPKSIKTSKLASEIGFISQSLLLSPSANPTDEELIDELRLYISTIHDVPSLETEWVKSSSPYPISLNLRQISNILKMNENMDVSCFNMVVRILAWHDIQLARDVPVYYMDLNFCLMSQYARDPSRSDNPDVARLAQLFLSWPDSNEYHISECNMILLPWDIVGLFQLFVFDRHKKVISFLNPLPIPYLAKTILKNVADNFNLALEVANPASKDDITKWGCKAPKVPTNLDDALSGYLVFEFMHSWYDGLLHFPVPTDGFQLRKRFLVHILKYEANEALSNIPAIARSLIDRIKKWTFKKEPSSANK, from the exons AAACATCGACAGAGGATTAAAGGGTGAGGACACAGATAATATGCAGATTGAAGAGGGGCTGACCAAATCTGAGAGCAACGAGCTAGAAAATAAAACCAGCAAAGAGGCTACGTACTCCAAATTGACAAAT GAATTATCCGACAACAAAACAAGTCAACAACTGTTGTCAGCTCTTGACAACCACTTAGCAACAACGTCTGGCACGGAATGGCCAGGAACTATACAAAACGAGTTGGCATTGCCCATCCAGATGGAGAAACATATGCGACGGCATAACAAGCCTAAGAAGGCAGAGGACTATGTGGTTTCTCCAGAAG ATTATGCTTGCACCAGCGATGATTGGTCCGTGATTGACAAAATCAGAAATGAACCTAGCGACAAAAGATATTTAGTGAGCATCGGTGATGGATATCTTAAAAAGGCCGAGTTAATGTCTCTTTTAACTCCCGGAGAATTCATTGGCGATGAA ATCATAAACGCGTACATAAATTGCATAAGTCGTACAGAGCATCTACAGATGAGGGCAGGTGGAAGTGTGTTTTTAGAGAATGCATGCATCTCTAAGACCATAAAGAGTTTTAGCTGGTTGGGGCCTGATGATGCACCAACATGGTTATTAGATAGAGTCAGAACTTATTTGAAACATGATATG ATACACATTCCAGTGAACAGTAACAACATTCATTGGTACGTAGCAGTTATAAATACCAAAAAACGATGTATCCAAGTGCTCGACTCGCTCGGCAGAGGAATGGGTCGCAAAGACCTTGCTGCTATG GTTGAAGGACTGCAAAATTTATTCAAATATGCATCGCTTAACATGGAATTAAAAGCTGATAAATGGCCGGACCTAAACGTGACAACATGGCCACGAGAAGAGTGCATTACGAGCAGTCTTCAAACAGATGG CTCATCGTGTGGTTTGTGGATGTTAAATTTCATGGAATACTTCACGGGGGATATTGTATCCGACATTCCTGAACAG GTCAATATGACAGATTTTAGAAGCAAACTAGCAGCCATTTTGGTGGATTCACATTTGAATGATGATGATATAAGGAATCGAGACttgaaagatgatgaagaccaaACCTTTGATCCCACTGATTGTGTCATTGTGGATGGACCCCCTAAAAGCATCAAAACATCGAAACTAGCATCTGAAATTGGATTCATCTCGCAGTCATTGCTTCTGTCACCATCTGCCAATCCAACCGATGAGGAATTAATAGATGAACTTCGCCTATACATCAGCACAATTCATGATGTCCCTTCACTAGA GACCGAATGGGTTAAAAGTTCAAGTCCTTATCCTATTAGTCTTAATTTAAGACAAATAAGTAACATACTAAAAATGAATGAAAATATGGACGTTAGTTGCTTCAATATGGTTGTACGGATACTGGCGTGGCATGACATCCAGCTTGCTAGGGATGTCCCAGTCTACTACATGGATTTGAACTTTTGT tTGATGTCTCAATATGCACGAGATCCAAGTCGTAGTGACAATCCTGACGTTGCTCGGTTGGCTCAGTTGTTTCTTAGCTGGCCTGACAGCAATGAGTATCATATATCTGAATGCAATATG ATTTTATTGCCTTGGGATATTGTTGGGTTATTCCAGTTGTTCGTCTTCGATCGGCACAAAAAAGTTATCTCTTTTTTGAACCCGCTTCCAATACCATATTTGGCGAAGACTATACTTAAAAATGTGGCCGATAATTTTAATCTTGCCCTTGAAGTTGCAAACCCTGCATCAAAGGATGACATAACTAAATGGGGTTGCAAGGCTCCCAAAGTTCCAACAAATCTAGACGA TGCTCTGTCGGGTTATTTGGTTTTTGAGTTCATGCATTCATGGTACGATGGATTGCTACATTTTCCAGTACCCACG GACGGTTTTCAACTAAGGAAGCGATTTTTGGTTCACATCCTGAAGTATGAAGCAAATGAAGCTTTAAGCAATATCCCAGCCATTGCACGAAGCCTTATTGATCGCATAAAAAAGTGGACCTTCAAGAAAGAACCGTCATCCGCGAATAAATAG